A single genomic interval of Stieleria maiorica harbors:
- a CDS encoding DUF1559 domain-containing protein — translation MTNPIAKRRGGFTLVELLVVIAIIGILVGLLLPAVQAAREAARRMSCSNNFKQLGIGIHNYHAAYKQLPTHGAGTLPGTPEPWFRSSNVSNRMRLSMLVPILPFIEQQALWDDISNPNAERTDGNTSAAVGTPANPWPPMGPTPQVIQYIPWTTEVPTYRCPSDPGVGLPALGRTNYAACLGDSSWLLHLANRNNNRTQITTGRSRQSNAAHRGFFKPLQEAKFRDVLDGLSNTIAMGEIITYLQDNDNRGQVTESSRNQSAPGVSLANLRDNPSICSPLIDPDRPRFWDPQYFMTSRALFARGFRWADQGPFFTGCLTILSPNRELCGPYNTLGTTLIATMSSRHQGGAHVLMGDGAVKFITDSIDAGDSTAGSVWLNGTGGQLPGSVSPYGLWGALGTRASNETIDEEI, via the coding sequence GTGACCAACCCTATTGCAAAGCGAAGAGGCGGCTTCACCCTCGTCGAGCTGCTTGTCGTCATCGCCATCATCGGCATTCTGGTCGGTCTGCTGCTGCCGGCCGTCCAAGCGGCGCGCGAAGCGGCACGACGGATGAGTTGCAGCAATAACTTCAAGCAACTCGGCATCGGCATCCACAACTACCACGCGGCCTACAAGCAACTGCCGACTCACGGTGCGGGAACGTTGCCGGGCACCCCGGAGCCTTGGTTCCGAAGCTCGAATGTGTCCAACCGAATGCGATTGAGCATGCTGGTTCCGATCTTGCCGTTCATCGAGCAGCAGGCGTTGTGGGACGACATCAGCAACCCGAACGCGGAGCGCACCGACGGGAACACGAGTGCGGCGGTGGGAACACCGGCCAATCCCTGGCCGCCGATGGGGCCGACACCGCAGGTGATTCAGTACATCCCGTGGACGACCGAAGTTCCGACGTACCGCTGCCCCAGCGATCCCGGCGTCGGTCTGCCGGCATTGGGGCGAACCAATTACGCCGCCTGTCTCGGTGACTCCTCATGGCTGCTTCACTTAGCCAATCGCAACAACAACCGAACTCAGATCACGACGGGTCGAAGCCGTCAATCCAACGCGGCACACCGCGGCTTTTTCAAACCGCTGCAAGAAGCAAAATTCCGCGACGTTTTGGACGGACTGTCCAACACGATTGCGATGGGAGAAATCATCACCTATTTACAAGACAACGATAACCGCGGCCAAGTGACCGAATCGTCGCGAAACCAAAGCGCCCCCGGTGTCTCGTTGGCGAATCTTCGTGACAACCCATCGATCTGTTCGCCGTTGATCGATCCGGATCGCCCCAGATTTTGGGACCCGCAATACTTCATGACGTCTCGAGCCCTGTTTGCCCGCGGGTTCCGCTGGGCCGACCAAGGCCCGTTTTTCACCGGTTGCCTGACCATCTTGTCGCCCAACCGCGAGCTCTGTGGACCGTACAACACACTGGGCACGACCCTGATCGCGACCATGTCCAGTCGCCACCAAGGCGGCGCCCACGTGTTGATGGGCGACGGGGCGGTCAAGTTCATCACCGACTCGATCGACGCAGGTGATTCAACCGCCGGCAGCGTTTGGCTGAACGGGACCGGCGGACAACTGCCCGGTTCGGTCAGCCCCTACGGACTGTGGGGCGCCCTCGGCACGCGTGCGAGCAACGAAACGATCGACGAAGAGATCTAG
- a CDS encoding NAD-dependent succinate-semialdehyde dehydrogenase: MTIASINPATNQTLEKFEPLAKDDVIDAIGVAHGAYQGWRKESFANRKRCLLKFAELLRAEADQHARTITTDMGKRIAESQYEIEYCAMIAEFYANGAERFLADQPMQVDGVDAYIHYEPLGVLLGVMPWNFPFYQVVRFAAPNIMAGNTVMIKHASNVPQCARSVESLFHRCGLPDGVYTNLFIPTEFVETIIADRRVQGVSLTGSEPAGAAVAALAGKNLKRSVLELGGNDPFIVLEDADLDHVVEQAVKGRIVNAGQSCVASKRFIVVESVADRFLAGFKEQLSALNMGDPMDEATTLAPLSTEGAAVKLLEQVRASVDAGASVLLGGDRPDREGAYFNPTLLTDVTPDMPTFDQELFGPVATVYVVKDEAAAIELANQSSYGLGGCVFTADVDRGRRVAEQIESGMVFVNQPTRSQAELPFGGIKNSGYGRELSHLGILEFVNKKLIHLGTK, from the coding sequence ATGACCATCGCGAGCATCAATCCGGCGACCAATCAAACACTCGAAAAGTTCGAACCGCTGGCCAAGGACGACGTGATCGATGCGATCGGCGTCGCTCACGGGGCTTATCAAGGCTGGCGAAAGGAGTCGTTCGCCAATCGCAAACGCTGTTTGCTAAAGTTCGCCGAACTGCTGCGGGCCGAGGCGGACCAACACGCCCGTACGATCACGACCGACATGGGCAAGCGGATCGCGGAAAGCCAGTACGAGATCGAATACTGCGCGATGATCGCAGAGTTTTACGCCAACGGGGCCGAGCGTTTTTTGGCCGACCAACCGATGCAGGTCGATGGGGTCGACGCCTACATCCATTACGAGCCTTTGGGCGTCCTGCTGGGTGTGATGCCGTGGAATTTCCCATTTTATCAAGTCGTCCGCTTTGCCGCGCCGAACATCATGGCCGGCAACACCGTGATGATCAAACACGCCAGCAATGTTCCCCAGTGCGCCCGGTCGGTGGAATCTCTATTCCATCGTTGCGGGCTACCGGACGGCGTCTACACCAACCTGTTCATACCGACGGAATTCGTCGAAACGATCATCGCCGACCGGCGCGTTCAAGGCGTTTCACTGACCGGCAGCGAACCGGCGGGGGCAGCCGTGGCGGCACTGGCCGGTAAAAATCTCAAACGCAGCGTGTTGGAACTGGGCGGCAACGACCCCTTCATCGTGCTCGAAGACGCCGACTTGGATCACGTTGTCGAGCAGGCCGTCAAAGGCCGGATCGTTAACGCCGGTCAATCCTGTGTCGCCTCCAAACGCTTCATCGTCGTCGAATCCGTCGCCGATCGGTTCTTGGCCGGATTCAAGGAACAGTTGTCCGCGCTGAACATGGGGGACCCGATGGATGAAGCGACGACGCTGGCACCGCTGTCAACCGAGGGTGCGGCCGTGAAGTTGTTGGAACAGGTCCGAGCTTCCGTCGATGCCGGCGCGAGCGTGTTGTTGGGAGGCGATCGGCCCGACCGCGAGGGGGCCTACTTTAATCCGACCTTGCTGACCGACGTCACGCCCGACATGCCCACGTTTGATCAAGAATTGTTCGGCCCGGTCGCGACCGTGTACGTCGTCAAAGACGAAGCGGCGGCGATCGAGTTGGCAAACCAGTCGTCTTACGGTCTGGGCGGATGCGTTTTCACCGCCGACGTCGACCGTGGCCGTCGGGTGGCCGAACAGATCGAGTCCGGCATGGTGTTTGTCAACCAGCCGACGCGTTCGCAAGCCGAATTGCCGTTCGGCGGAATCAAGAACAGCGGCTACGGCCGCGAACTGTCCCATTTGGGCATTCTCGAATTCGTCAACAAGAAGCTGATTCACTTGGGCACCAAGTAG
- a CDS encoding ABC transporter ATP-binding protein, whose product MNEPSTPTITTVRNVSKVYQQGDRTVAALHDVNLSIQSGAFVAVMGASGSGKSTLLHLMSGLTQPTSGDISVEGQSLAALSDLQLTRFRRRRIGLVFQDFNLIPSLTARDNLLFPIHAAGIKQCDEAEIDALATRLGIQDRLNHRPDALSGGERQRVAIGRSLITNPAIVFADEPTGSLDSVTGQTICRLLRELCDQQQRTVVVVTHEPSVAVWADQIVVLKDGAVVEQFPTGEFRDAQSLAAHYQQVIGAELALS is encoded by the coding sequence ATGAATGAACCATCCACGCCAACGATCACCACCGTCCGCAATGTTTCCAAGGTCTATCAGCAAGGCGACCGGACGGTTGCCGCACTGCACGACGTCAATCTGTCGATTCAATCGGGCGCGTTCGTGGCCGTGATGGGGGCCAGCGGTTCCGGAAAGAGTACGCTGCTTCATCTGATGAGCGGTTTGACTCAACCCACGTCCGGCGATATCAGCGTCGAGGGGCAATCATTGGCCGCACTCAGTGATCTCCAGTTGACTCGGTTTCGTCGCCGACGCATCGGGCTGGTGTTCCAAGACTTTAATCTGATCCCTTCGTTGACGGCTCGTGACAATTTGTTGTTTCCGATTCATGCCGCCGGGATCAAGCAATGTGACGAGGCGGAGATCGACGCGTTGGCAACACGATTGGGAATTCAAGACCGTCTGAATCATCGGCCGGATGCACTCAGCGGTGGCGAGCGACAAAGGGTCGCGATCGGACGTTCGTTGATCACGAACCCGGCAATCGTGTTTGCCGACGAGCCGACGGGAAGTTTGGATTCGGTGACGGGGCAGACGATTTGCCGACTGCTGCGCGAGTTGTGCGATCAGCAGCAACGGACGGTCGTGGTCGTGACACACGAACCCAGCGTCGCCGTCTGGGCGGACCAGATCGTGGTGCTTAAAGATGGTGCGGTCGTGGAGCAATTCCCCACAGGGGAGTTCCGCGACGCGCAGTCGTTGGCGGCCCACTACCAGCAGGTCATCGGCGCAGAACTGGCACTGAGCTAA
- a CDS encoding prenyltransferase/squalene oxidase repeat-containing protein — protein sequence MNRRWNFHRPRRIFVPLLTLAFLSGPALAADDEAPQTPAVSKTELQRREIVDKGLAFLAKQGQSDAGTFSDRVGPGVTALAITSALRNGRTVDDPMVAQGLKALQGYVKPDGGIYGNGRLKNYETCVAMLCFSEANKSGKYNDTLKRAKDFVTGIQYGEGQRDPSDPWYGGVGYGGPGRPDLSNTAYMIEALRAAETAPNDPAIQRALTFVSRCQNLNSKYNDTDFAAKVDDGGFYYEIPTTKIDPSTSEERYTPNGGLRSYGSMGYTGLKSMIFAGLTPKDPRVKAALQWIRDHYDVESNPGMGSAGLYYYYHTFAAALNAAGIQTINDADGTQHDWKADLIAELAERQNDDGSWSNSNQRWFENDKNLATSFALMALAYCK from the coding sequence ATGAATCGACGATGGAATTTCCACCGCCCACGACGGATTTTTGTCCCCCTGCTGACACTCGCCTTCCTCAGCGGACCAGCGCTTGCGGCGGACGATGAAGCACCACAAACCCCAGCCGTTTCAAAAACGGAGTTGCAGCGCCGGGAGATCGTTGACAAGGGGCTGGCGTTTTTGGCCAAGCAAGGCCAGTCCGACGCCGGCACGTTTTCCGATCGCGTCGGACCGGGCGTGACGGCCCTCGCGATCACTTCGGCGCTGCGAAACGGAAGGACCGTCGACGACCCGATGGTCGCCCAGGGATTGAAGGCGCTCCAGGGATACGTCAAACCCGACGGCGGCATCTACGGCAACGGCCGGCTGAAAAACTATGAAACCTGCGTGGCGATGCTGTGCTTTTCCGAGGCCAACAAGTCCGGCAAGTACAACGACACGTTGAAGCGGGCCAAGGATTTCGTCACCGGAATCCAATACGGCGAAGGGCAACGCGATCCCTCGGATCCATGGTACGGCGGAGTCGGCTATGGCGGCCCGGGCCGTCCCGACCTGTCCAACACCGCGTACATGATCGAAGCCCTCCGCGCCGCCGAAACCGCACCGAACGATCCCGCAATTCAACGTGCCTTGACCTTTGTGTCGCGCTGCCAAAACCTGAACAGCAAGTACAACGACACGGACTTTGCGGCCAAAGTTGATGACGGCGGATTCTACTACGAGATCCCGACGACCAAGATCGACCCCAGCACGTCGGAGGAACGTTACACACCCAATGGCGGACTGCGCAGCTATGGATCGATGGGCTACACCGGACTGAAAAGCATGATCTTTGCCGGACTGACGCCCAAGGATCCGCGCGTCAAAGCCGCACTGCAGTGGATCCGAGATCACTATGACGTCGAAAGCAATCCCGGCATGGGATCGGCGGGACTGTATTACTACTACCACACCTTCGCCGCCGCACTCAACGCCGCCGGCATTCAAACCATCAACGACGCTGATGGAACCCAGCACGATTGGAAAGCGGATCTGATCGCCGAACTTGCCGAACGCCAAAACGACGACGGCTCGTGGAGTAACAGCAACCAACGCTGGTTCGAAAACGACAAGAACCTGGCGACCAGTTTTGCCTTGATGGCACTGGCGTACTGCAAGTAG
- a CDS encoding dienelactone hydrolase family protein — MCDQDHFEEDLKKYSRRDIGTLAAGVGAAMMLPRAADAAEVSGSDVTITTPDGECDAYFVTPTTGAHAAVLVWPDIFGLRPAFRQMGDRLAESGYSVLVVNPFYRTMKAPTAAQGASTSISDVRPLAQTLSAATHTTDAKAFIAWLDAQRQVDTNKKIGTTGYCMGGPIVMRTAAAVPERVGAGGTFHGGGLVTDQPDSPHLLIPNMKAQFLIAIAENDDQRDPDAKDVLRKSFAEADLAAEIEVYPAGHGWCPPDTRVHNPEQAEKAWGRMLALFERALG; from the coding sequence ATGTGTGACCAAGATCACTTTGAAGAAGATCTGAAAAAGTATTCTCGCCGCGACATCGGCACGCTGGCCGCCGGCGTCGGTGCGGCGATGATGCTGCCCCGTGCGGCCGATGCCGCGGAGGTCAGCGGCAGCGATGTCACGATCACGACACCCGACGGCGAGTGCGACGCCTACTTCGTCACTCCGACAACCGGCGCGCACGCGGCGGTCCTGGTGTGGCCCGACATCTTTGGGCTGCGTCCGGCGTTCCGGCAAATGGGCGACCGGTTGGCCGAATCCGGTTACAGCGTGTTGGTCGTCAACCCGTTCTACCGGACGATGAAAGCGCCCACGGCGGCCCAGGGAGCGAGCACTTCGATTTCCGACGTCCGGCCGCTCGCACAGACCTTAAGCGCGGCGACGCACACGACCGATGCCAAAGCGTTCATCGCTTGGTTGGACGCACAGCGCCAAGTCGACACGAACAAGAAGATCGGAACGACCGGGTATTGCATGGGCGGACCGATCGTGATGCGGACCGCGGCGGCGGTGCCCGAGCGCGTCGGCGCCGGCGGGACCTTTCACGGCGGCGGGTTGGTCACCGACCAACCGGACAGCCCGCACCTGTTGATCCCAAATATGAAAGCACAGTTCTTGATCGCGATCGCCGAGAACGACGACCAACGCGACCCCGATGCCAAAGACGTGTTGAGGAAGTCCTTTGCCGAAGCCGACCTGGCCGCCGAGATCGAGGTGTACCCGGCCGGGCATGGCTGGTGCCCTCCGGATACCCGCGTGCACAACCCGGAACAAGCGGAAAAGGCCTGGGGACGGATGCTGGCGTTGTTCGAGCGAGCATTGGGCTAA